In the Salmo trutta chromosome 33, fSalTru1.1, whole genome shotgun sequence genome, one interval contains:
- the LOC115172198 gene encoding zinc finger protein 420, producing MSRERETLLDEIELSLYTLSEDNLHYLCERCGIGGKDGSEVKGKSQRSLRRIVGEYCENVIIMDSEDQGISQLLQLKEDIKGIQKDASNVPTSPSQSATVVDSSQASCDGEQNEGGAWLPNNRQLADPAPEWLIIPQQRESLVPDCDSGAQSLQQDETVLLEDCRFMLGQRFNIKVEKEEDMISVFANAGVCPPESSDSSVEALSTSGLQHQEVDKGKSPQRKKSSTKRPHPQRHLQAHSGKTSSHCSDSDAGFSSVSSYQCPECKKRFSSNAGLQKHMRIHSGERPFQCSQCDKSFINSSNLYQHLPVHSGEKPHHCSDCGRTFSTVQYLTKHKWLHSGIKPFCCHQCGKRFIRSDQLKVHMMAHTGERPYQCGQCEKSFKMKSNLKDHLLLHKVELSHHSPDCDQSFSTEETLKEHMLLHTGEKPFHCLQCDKRYNRSDELKDHMMTHEEQPDSQPSSANRSPSSRHEEQECQEISHAVKKSSDLIQHLQVNSGEKPFHCMHCENGYSTSEELKEHLKTGSENRSISRNVEKQCQEMAHTVEKPDHSPDLGTDFAQQDNLTEHQQTHTGKKSHHCPECGKKYHSASHFKEHLRSHTGERPYQCSQCAKTFTKQIHLKRHLYSHSGEKLYHCENCHLYFLNALELKRHKHTGKKPHQCSVCSVSFPLLEDLKAHERIHTENPHHCSDCGRNFSTAGCLKKHKLLHSGEKPFHCTQCDKRYTRADQLKDHMKIHSEEKPYQCPVCEKKFHDSSKLKVHQRAVHTASSYICSDCGKSFALLGNLNAHQRTHTGVKPHQCPICEKRYSKRSHLKEHVRIHTGERPYQCSQCEKTFTTQTGLNHHLYTHTGEKPRHHCPDCNESFTSWRPFKRHKQQHTGEKPHLCSNCGLTFLIEEDLKAHERIHTGEKPHHCSECGKGFSSEGNLKKHKRLHTGEKPFHCTHCDEKFTRSDRLKVHMMSHNGEKPYQCPECEKSYNNSTQLKNHQRIIHRQEKPYLCSDCGKSFGKLGNLTDHQRMHTGEKPYVCPECGKQFSHGKHLKIHQREHTGEKPYQCLDCEKCFTRVDYLKTHQVTHRPPHLRSTGDKPHRCSDCGKRFRQISGLRAHQQTHTGESLYDCTGYEKSFVNL from the exons ATGAGCAGGGAGAGGGAAACGTTGTTGGACGAAATTGAACTGAGTTTATATACTTTATCTGAGGACAATTTACATTACTTGTGCGAACGTTGTGGAATAGGGGGCAAGGATGGATCAGAAGTCAAAGGAAAGAGTCAACGCTCATTGCGTCGTATAGTAGGGGAGTATTGTGAAAATGTAATTATAATGGATTCAGAGGACCAGGGAATCTCTCAGTTACTACAACTGAAAGAAGACATCAAAGGAATACAGAAAGATGCTAGCAATGTGCCTACAAGTCCCAGCCAGTCAGCGACTGTAGTGGACAGCTCACAAGCAAGCTGCGATGGTGAACAGAATGAGGGAGGGGCTTGGTTACCCAACAACAGGCAGTTGGCGGATCCAGCTCCAGAGTGGCTCATTATACCACAGCAGAGGGAGTCACTGgttcctgattgtgacagtggagcccagtcgTTACAGCAGGATGAAACAGTGCTGCTGGAGGACTGCAGGTTTATGCTGGGACAGAGATTCAACATCAAAGTGGAAAAGGAGGAGGATATGATTTCAGTGTTTGCTAATGCAG GAGTGTGTCCTCCTGAGTCCTCAGACTCATCAGTGGAGGCATTGTCTACATCAGGCTTGCAACACCAGGAAGTTGACAAAGGAAAGAGCCCTCAACGTAAGAAGAGCTCCACAAAACGACCACACCCTCAACGACACCTGCAGGCACATTCTGGAAAGACATCTTCCCACTGTTCAGATAGCGATGCAGGTTTCTCTTCTGTGAGTTCTTACCAATGCCCTGAATGTAAGAAGAGATTCTCTAGCAATGCAGGTCTTCAAAAACACATGCGAATACATAGTGGTGAGAGGCCTTTCCAGTGCTCACAGTGTGACAAGAGTTTCATTAACAGTTCAAATCTTTATCAACACCTGCCAGtgcactctggagagaagcctcaccactgctctgactgtgggcgAACTTTCTCTACAGTGCAGTATTTAACGAAACACAAGTGGCTACATTCAGGGATTAAGCCTTTCTGTTGCCATCAGTGTGGCAAGAGGTTCATCAGATCAGACCAGTTAAAAGTTCATATGATGGCACATACTGGGGAGCGGCCTTACCAATGTGGTCAGTGTGAGAAGAGTTTTAAAATGAAGTCAAATCTTAAAGACCACCTGTTATTACACAAGGTGGAGTTGTCTCACCACAGCCCTGACTGTGATCAAAGTTTTTCCACTGAGGAAACTTTAAAGGAACACATGCTGTtacacacgggagagaaaccttTCCACTGTCTGCAATGCGACAAGAGGTACAATAGGTCGGATGAGTTAAAAGATCATATGATGACTCATGAGGAGCAGCCTGATTCTCAGCCTAGTTCTGCTAATAGGTCACCAAGTTCCAGACATGAAGAACAAGAATGTCAGGAAATATCACATGCTGTCAAAAAAAGTTCAGATCTTATTCAACACCTGCAAGTAAATTCTGGAGAGAAGCCATTCCACTGTATGCATTGCGAGAATGGGTACAGTACTTCAGAGGAGTTGAAAGAACATCTGAAGACTGGTTCTGAGAATAGATCAATATCCAGAAATGTAGAAAAACAATGTCAAGAGATGGCCCATACTGTCGAAAAACCTGACCATAGCCCTGACCTTGGAACAGATTTTGCTCAACAAGACAACCTGACAGAACACCAGCAAACACACACTGGGAAAAAGTCTCACCACTGCCCTGAATGTGGGAAAAAATACCATAGCGCTTCACATTTCAAAGAACACCTGCGTTCACACACTGGTGAGAGACCTTACCAGTGTTCTCAGTGTGCGAAGACTTTCACAAAACAAATACATCTTAAGCGGCATCTGTACTCACACTCTGGAGAGAAACTTTACCATTGTGAAAATTGCCATTTATATTTCCTGAATGCATTGGAATTGAAAAGACACAAGCACACTGGAAAGAAGCCTCACCAATGCTCTGTCTGTAGTGTCAGTTTCCCTTTATTAGAAGATCTAAAAGCACATGAAAGGATTCACACAGAGAATCCTCACCACTGCTCTGACTGCGGGCGAAATTTCTCTACTGCAGGTTGTTTAAAGAAACACAAGCTGTTACAttcaggagagaaacctttccaCTGCACACAGTGTGATAAGCGGTACACCAGAGCCGACCAGTTAAAAGATCATATGAAAATACATTCTGAAGAGAAGCCTTACCAATGCCCTGTTTGTGAGAAGAAATTCCATGATTCTAGCAAATTAAAAGTTCACCAGAGGGCAGTGCATACAGCATCTTCTTACatttgctctgactgtggaaagagctTTGCTCTCCTGGGCAACCTTAACGCCCACCAGCGAACTCACACTGGGGTAAAGCCTCACCAGTGCCCCATCTGTGAAAAGAGATACTCAAAAAGGTCACATCTTAAAGAACATGTGCGTATACACACTGGTGAGAGACCTTACCAGTGCTCTCAGTGTGAAAAGACTTTCACAACCCAAACAGGTCTTAACcatcacctgtacacacacactggagagaagccccGTCACCACTGTCCAGACTGTAACGAAAGTTTTACATCTTGGAGACCCTTTAAgagacataaacaacaacacactggagagaagcctcaccTGTGCTCTAACTGTGGTCTTACCTTCCTTATAGAAGAAGACCTAAAAGCACATGAAaggatacacactggagagaagcctcaccACTGTTCTGAGTGCGGGAAAGGATTCTCTTCAGAAGGTAATTTGAAAAAACACAAGCGGTTacatactggagagaagccttttcATTGTACGCATTGTGATGAGAAGTTCACAAGATCAGATCGGTTGAAAGTTCATATGATGTCACATAATGGAGAGAAACCATACCAATGTCCTGAATGTGAGAAAAGCTACAATAATTCGACCCAATTGAAAAATCATCAGAGAATAATACATAGACAAGAAAAACCGTACctttgctctgactgtggaaagagctTTGGTAAACTAGGCAACCTTACAGACCACCAGCGAATGCACACTGGGGAGAAGCCTTATGTCTGCCCTGAGTGTGGGAAACAGTTTAGCCACGGAAAACATTTAAAGATACATCAGCGTGAACATACTGGAGAAAAACCATATCAATGTCTTGACTGTGAGAAATGTTTCACCCGGGTAGATTATCTAAAAACACACCAGGTTACGCATAGGCCTCCTCACCTGCGCTCTACTGGAGATAAACCCCAtcgctgctctgactgtgggaagcgTTTCAGGCAGATTTCTGGCCTTAGAGCACATCAGCAAACCCACACTGGAGAATCTCTTTATGACTGTACTGGATATGAAAAGAGTTTTGTAAACCTGTAA